A section of the Xiphias gladius isolate SHS-SW01 ecotype Sanya breed wild chromosome 10, ASM1685928v1, whole genome shotgun sequence genome encodes:
- the fam177a1 gene encoding protein FAM177A1 produces the protein MADLSLYLTSVNVSLAQTMETEKSPGGATDFESVEMRETAVSQGRVKVPRRTIYFASGETMEEYSTDEEEEEEDPVKKDVITVDPAKLTWGPYFWFHMWRMATSTISVCDYMGERLASLFGITTPKYQYAIDEYYRIKKEEEEEEEENQLAEDAERRFAMQRRGEQDAPHPTTVEQPEASGASFVNISFELEPEPPLGAPDTNRVPSPLPS, from the exons ATGGCAGATTTGTCGTTGTATTTAACTAGTGTCAACGTTTCCCTGGCACAAACTATGGAAACTGAAAAG AGTCCAGGAGGGGCGACAGACTTTGAGAgtgtggagatgagagagactGCGGTGAGTCAGGGGAGAGTGAAGGTTCCCCGAAGGACCATCTACTTTGCCAGCGGGGAGACCATGGAGGAGTACAGCAccgatgaagaggaggaagaggaggatccCGTGAAGAAAGATGTCATCACTGTAGATCCG GCAAAATTGACCTGGGGTCCGTATTTCTGGTTCCACATGTGGAGAATGGCCACCTCCACCATCTCGG TTTGTGACTACATGGGAGAGAGACTGGCCTCTCTTTTTGGCATCACTACTCCTAAGTACCAGTATGCTATCGATGAGTACTACCGTATTAAGAAAGAG gaggaggaggaagaagaggagaaccAACTGGCTGAGGACGCGGAGCGTCGGTTTGCAATGCAGCGGAGAGGCGAGCAGGATGCTCCTCATCCTACCACTGTGGAGCAGCCGGAGGCGTCCGGAGCTTCCTTTGTTAACATTAGCTTTGAGCTCGAACCTGAGCCTCCTCTCGGTGCTCCAGACACCAACAGAGTCccttcccctctcccctcctga